A genomic region of Devosia ginsengisoli contains the following coding sequences:
- a CDS encoding phage tail terminator-like protein produces MGSYGAAKAAVRAALEAGWTTTRIAYQNEVPDDPWPPKEVVPGSSFPAFQPWVYLEMATMPGQTIRGVGVPGDHLSQTNGMIYVHVFVEDGTGEDLATQYAETIGELFRSKKLYEADGCYLRTWVPRVDEGGDAAAQSEIAGVNAGNWFRVTMSVPFQYFHQG; encoded by the coding sequence ATGGGCAGCTATGGCGCCGCAAAGGCTGCAGTTCGGGCCGCTCTTGAGGCTGGCTGGACGACGACACGCATTGCCTATCAGAACGAGGTTCCTGACGACCCATGGCCGCCCAAGGAGGTTGTGCCGGGGTCTAGTTTCCCGGCCTTCCAGCCTTGGGTCTATCTGGAAATGGCGACCATGCCAGGCCAGACGATCCGCGGCGTCGGCGTACCGGGCGATCATCTGAGCCAGACCAATGGCATGATCTACGTCCACGTCTTCGTGGAGGATGGCACGGGCGAGGATCTTGCCACCCAATATGCCGAGACCATCGGCGAACTGTTCCGCAGCAAAAAACTCTACGAGGCAGATGGCTGCTACCTGCGCACCTGGGTTCCTCGCGTTGATGAGGGTGGCGATGCAGCGGCGCAAAGCGAGATTGCAGGCGTCAATGCCGGCAATTGGTTCCGGGTCACCATGTCGGTGCCCTTCCAGTATTTCCACCAGGGGTGA
- a CDS encoding phage tail length tape measure family protein produces the protein MTDVVTRLIVRADGSLATLDQFGKKMSDAGQAADMATGGVARFEAAQKRMQDAQQRGLAVTTESVARRTKEQRVFEQAASSIDRQFALRIRLQQQAEKSAVAMSNAVAAGYLREEQALELLMQQERQHAAQLSQQPGRGMVGVGGSFNTANIAAQFQDIGVTAAMGMNPLQIALQQGTQLSAVFATMEKPLEGIVTGLRAIISPLSLMTIGIIALVAAGLQFVDWGAAAEMTLNFLADGLEVIAPYAAAAAVGLALLYSPAIISGLVTVVGSLGTVAKAVWGVATAIYATVGLPALLIAGFVAIVAGAVIWRDELTKMLGVDIVGAAQDGINFIIGAFVGGFKGIQVLWATLPAVLGDITIQAAQSVLDGITTMLNESRTQVLGFLSWVSTLPLPGVNHLAAAGVGALAGAGELTAPQIPNRNAGAAAAVASYSEQAMSDAMATDYLGEAVTFVQGAASGAADALRGLADSMGVDEKASKAAAKEAERQAEAYRDLTRDARQFIAEQHLEAQALGMTEEAANRLRYEQDMLNKAANDNIKLSSEQRAEISGLAAEMVAAEESTRRLTEIYDLGKEVFSGFFADMKSGLREGQSFWEALGNAGANALDKIADRALTMAANGIFDMIFGAVMGGFTGGFGGGMGSGLFGTSSITGSSGGFFPGFAGGGDTGYGPRTGGLDGQGGFLAMLHPRETVIDHTRPRPANQNQSNDNGRSGDLVINNVINVPAGTSPETAPALAREITKEVKRQLPDAITKFNANPLRRAS, from the coding sequence ATGACCGATGTTGTGACCCGGCTGATCGTCCGTGCAGATGGATCGCTGGCGACCCTCGACCAGTTCGGCAAGAAGATGTCGGACGCCGGTCAGGCTGCCGATATGGCCACCGGTGGCGTTGCCCGTTTCGAGGCCGCCCAGAAACGGATGCAGGACGCCCAGCAGCGTGGCCTGGCGGTCACGACTGAAAGCGTGGCCCGCCGCACGAAGGAGCAGCGGGTTTTCGAGCAGGCCGCCAGTTCCATCGACAGGCAGTTTGCCCTGCGAATCCGACTGCAGCAGCAGGCGGAAAAGTCAGCGGTAGCCATGTCCAACGCTGTGGCCGCAGGCTATTTGCGTGAAGAACAGGCCCTGGAACTGTTGATGCAGCAGGAGCGGCAGCACGCCGCCCAACTGAGCCAGCAGCCCGGCAGGGGCATGGTGGGCGTGGGTGGATCGTTCAACACGGCGAACATTGCAGCTCAGTTCCAGGATATCGGTGTGACGGCGGCCATGGGCATGAATCCGCTCCAGATCGCCCTGCAGCAGGGCACGCAGCTTTCCGCGGTCTTTGCGACGATGGAAAAGCCGTTGGAGGGCATCGTGACGGGCCTTCGGGCAATCATCAGCCCATTGTCGCTGATGACTATCGGGATCATCGCGCTGGTCGCTGCAGGCCTTCAGTTCGTGGACTGGGGTGCTGCGGCCGAGATGACGCTGAATTTCCTCGCCGATGGGCTGGAAGTCATCGCACCCTATGCTGCGGCAGCGGCTGTCGGTCTGGCGCTGCTGTATTCCCCGGCGATCATTTCCGGGTTGGTTACGGTGGTCGGTTCGCTCGGCACGGTCGCCAAGGCCGTCTGGGGCGTTGCCACGGCCATTTATGCCACCGTTGGTCTGCCCGCGCTGCTCATTGCTGGCTTCGTTGCCATCGTCGCTGGTGCGGTCATCTGGCGGGACGAACTGACCAAGATGCTGGGCGTCGATATCGTCGGGGCGGCGCAGGATGGTATCAACTTCATCATCGGTGCCTTCGTCGGTGGGTTTAAGGGCATCCAGGTGCTGTGGGCCACGCTTCCAGCGGTGTTGGGCGACATCACCATCCAGGCCGCGCAATCGGTTCTCGATGGCATCACGACCATGCTGAATGAAAGCCGGACGCAGGTTCTGGGCTTCCTGTCGTGGGTCTCCACGCTGCCATTGCCAGGCGTCAATCATCTGGCCGCCGCCGGCGTCGGTGCCCTGGCAGGCGCTGGCGAATTGACCGCGCCACAAATTCCCAACCGCAACGCTGGAGCTGCGGCTGCCGTTGCCAGTTATTCCGAACAGGCCATGAGCGATGCCATGGCGACCGACTATCTGGGCGAGGCCGTCACGTTTGTTCAGGGTGCCGCGTCTGGCGCGGCTGATGCTTTGCGCGGCCTTGCTGACAGCATGGGTGTCGATGAAAAGGCATCCAAGGCGGCTGCAAAAGAGGCCGAGCGGCAGGCCGAAGCCTATCGTGATCTGACCCGTGATGCCCGCCAGTTCATCGCCGAGCAGCATCTTGAGGCCCAGGCGCTCGGTATGACCGAGGAGGCTGCCAACCGGCTCCGCTACGAGCAGGACATGCTCAACAAGGCGGCGAACGACAACATCAAGCTGTCGAGCGAACAGCGGGCAGAAATCTCCGGGCTGGCGGCCGAGATGGTAGCGGCAGAGGAATCGACCCGGCGTCTGACCGAAATCTACGATCTCGGCAAAGAGGTGTTCTCCGGCTTCTTTGCCGACATGAAGTCGGGCCTTCGTGAGGGGCAGTCCTTCTGGGAAGCGCTTGGCAATGCCGGGGCGAATGCTCTCGACAAGATCGCTGATCGCGCTCTCACCATGGCCGCTAATGGCATCTTCGACATGATCTTTGGCGCTGTGATGGGTGGGTTCACCGGAGGTTTTGGCGGTGGAATGGGTAGCGGCCTGTTCGGCACCAGCTCGATCACCGGCAGCAGCGGAGGGTTCTTCCCCGGCTTTGCTGGCGGTGGAGACACGGGTTATGGCCCCCGCACTGGCGGGCTGGATGGGCAGGGCGGCTTCCTCGCGATGCTTCACCCTCGTGAGACGGTCATCGACCACACCCGGCCGCGACCGGCAAATCAGAACCAGAGCAACGACAATGGCCGCTCCGGCGACCTGGTCATCAACAACGTGATCAACGTCCCTGCCGGCACATCGCCGGAAACCGCTCCGGCACTGGCCCGCGAGATCACCAAGGAGGTCAAGCGTCAGCTTCCCGACGCCATCACGAAGTTCAACGCGAACCCGCTTCGGAGGGCCAGCTAA
- a CDS encoding collagen-like protein, with translation MKETEIALLMKGMAPVIGKLIGQMVEPLVTRVAELEQVIADMPKPQDGRDGLNGKDGTDGRDGADGAPGQDGKDAEPVTAEQIADAVARYLAANPPVAGKDGRDGIDGQDGAAGMDGKDGEPGRDGVDGKDGAPGPNGIDGKDGAPGIDGKDGLPGKDGANGSPGMDGADGKDGVGLAGAVQSKDGHLVLTLTSGATVDVGLIAGRDGRDGSDGAKGADGAAGRDGFGFDELDLVESDEGVSLRFARGDGVKEFALPVVFDRGVYREGVGYRKGNGVTWGGSYWIAQKDGPFKPDTPDSGWRLAVKKGQNGRDAGK, from the coding sequence ATGAAGGAAACGGAAATCGCCCTTCTGATGAAGGGCATGGCGCCAGTTATCGGCAAGTTGATCGGCCAGATGGTCGAGCCGCTGGTTACCCGCGTTGCCGAGCTTGAGCAGGTGATTGCCGACATGCCGAAGCCCCAGGACGGCCGCGATGGGCTGAATGGCAAGGACGGAACCGACGGTCGAGATGGCGCCGACGGTGCCCCTGGCCAGGACGGGAAAGACGCTGAGCCGGTGACTGCTGAGCAGATCGCCGACGCAGTGGCGCGGTACCTGGCGGCCAATCCTCCCGTGGCCGGCAAAGATGGACGTGACGGTATCGATGGGCAAGACGGCGCCGCCGGCATGGATGGCAAGGATGGTGAGCCGGGCCGCGACGGCGTGGATGGCAAGGACGGCGCACCTGGCCCGAACGGTATCGACGGGAAAGATGGCGCCCCCGGTATTGACGGTAAGGACGGACTGCCCGGCAAGGACGGTGCGAATGGCAGCCCCGGCATGGATGGTGCCGATGGCAAGGATGGTGTGGGGTTGGCCGGTGCCGTCCAGAGCAAGGATGGGCACCTGGTGTTGACCCTGACTAGCGGCGCCACGGTTGATGTAGGCCTGATTGCCGGCCGTGATGGACGTGATGGCAGCGACGGCGCGAAGGGCGCTGACGGCGCCGCTGGTCGTGACGGTTTTGGCTTCGATGAGCTTGATCTTGTCGAAAGCGATGAAGGCGTATCGCTGCGCTTCGCCCGGGGCGATGGCGTCAAGGAATTCGCCCTCCCGGTTGTCTTTGACCGCGGCGTTTACCGCGAGGGCGTCGGCTATCGGAAGGGCAATGGCGTCACCTGGGGCGGTTCCTACTGGATTGCGCAGAAGGATGGTCCGTTCAAGCCAGATACGCCTGACAGCGGTTGGCGCTTGGCTGTAAAGAAGGGCCAGAACGGCCGGGACGCGGGAAAGTAG
- a CDS encoding phage tail protein, with product MDPFSLVIQLVVGLVLSLASTLLKQAFSRPQDQKTATGTRGTVSIGGRVPQSFLIGTVADAGKLEYRNAWGNDGEVPNAYLTDVYSFGDLPVTGMAGIFVNGIRRTVSGTGVVAQGNPVVLAEDGGTRRLWRKFFDGAQTTADSYLVSKFGSDADRAWTSDMIGRGVPVLITTALWSETTWTGFPSFVGEFQGIKLYDPRQDSTAGGSGSQRWDDPSTWAFSDNNLVIVYNIERGIHYSPAGATTLGAHIWGGRKTAAQLPYDAWAAAMDACDLAINLKGGGTEKQFRGGRKISLNERPADVIKDFLIGANARICHGSDGTVWPLVGVPDEADFSFTDADVLATEELGSIPFPNLDEIINGATATYREPSQAWEDKETAPYYRSDLEEEDDGRRQVEGLSLETTFSGTQAQRILKAVVEEGRRFGRHVVALPAAYAQFRPLQVGAWTSDRFGYSGKKFLITVRTRPIWGWVVFGLQEIDAADHDWNPETDEQPLSFAPVVTNRPAPQEVSGFSVAPGIAVDSDGVSRRPAIDVFWSSASVTVDVRAVRITIRLAADEIIVWEGEAPRPELGEARIIQALLPNEDYEVQIQYVPFSGRVTVESSWIPVTTPNVKLGPDDIDITFADIAAEIVEDLKWISEGVRSSLDNFERFGSLLSEQDLANFNDREVLKRELRKKVGDLEASFVEIIEVALGPNGAIANALSSLYAAMGGNSAQVMVRMGAEATPVGVEARWGMQLSTDGETFGSAAFLAQINTDGESQLVLDADRTVISTDGGTNVVALFNSEGAVIRDMTVGTIKSADGQSFWNLTTGEFQISSS from the coding sequence ATGGACCCGTTCAGCCTTGTCATCCAGCTCGTCGTCGGGCTGGTGCTTTCCCTTGCCTCGACCCTGCTCAAGCAGGCGTTCAGCAGGCCACAGGACCAGAAGACTGCTACCGGCACGCGCGGCACTGTCTCGATTGGAGGCAGGGTTCCGCAGTCATTCCTCATCGGCACCGTGGCGGACGCTGGCAAGCTGGAATACCGCAATGCGTGGGGCAATGACGGCGAAGTGCCGAATGCCTACCTGACCGACGTTTACTCGTTTGGCGATCTGCCAGTCACCGGTATGGCAGGCATTTTCGTCAATGGCATCCGGCGCACCGTGTCTGGCACAGGCGTCGTGGCACAGGGCAATCCAGTCGTTCTTGCGGAAGATGGCGGGACGCGTCGGCTGTGGCGGAAGTTCTTCGACGGCGCACAGACGACGGCCGATAGCTATTTGGTCAGCAAGTTCGGCAGCGATGCCGACCGCGCTTGGACCAGCGACATGATTGGCCGCGGCGTGCCGGTGCTGATCACGACGGCCTTGTGGTCGGAAACGACATGGACCGGCTTTCCGAGCTTTGTGGGCGAGTTCCAGGGTATCAAGCTCTATGACCCCCGGCAGGACAGCACTGCGGGCGGCTCTGGCTCTCAGCGCTGGGACGATCCGAGCACCTGGGCGTTCTCGGACAACAACCTTGTCATCGTCTACAACATCGAGCGAGGCATTCACTACAGCCCAGCCGGCGCCACGACCCTCGGCGCGCATATCTGGGGCGGCCGCAAAACAGCGGCGCAGTTGCCATATGACGCTTGGGCGGCGGCGATGGACGCCTGTGACCTGGCGATCAACCTCAAGGGCGGTGGCACGGAAAAACAGTTCCGCGGCGGCCGCAAGATCAGCCTCAACGAGCGGCCGGCCGATGTCATCAAGGATTTCCTGATCGGCGCCAATGCCCGTATCTGCCATGGCAGCGACGGCACGGTATGGCCGCTGGTTGGCGTGCCAGATGAGGCGGATTTCTCCTTCACCGATGCTGATGTGCTGGCGACCGAGGAACTGGGCTCGATCCCGTTTCCGAACCTCGACGAAATCATCAATGGTGCGACGGCCACCTATCGGGAACCGAGCCAGGCCTGGGAAGACAAGGAAACCGCTCCCTATTATCGCAGCGACCTTGAGGAAGAGGATGACGGGCGTCGCCAGGTAGAGGGGCTGTCGCTTGAAACGACGTTCTCCGGCACACAGGCGCAGCGCATCCTCAAGGCGGTTGTGGAAGAGGGCAGGCGGTTCGGCCGCCACGTCGTCGCGCTGCCTGCCGCATACGCGCAATTCCGACCCTTGCAGGTGGGGGCGTGGACCTCGGATCGCTTCGGATATTCGGGCAAGAAGTTCCTCATCACGGTACGGACGCGACCGATATGGGGCTGGGTGGTGTTTGGCTTGCAGGAGATCGACGCTGCCGACCACGACTGGAATCCAGAGACCGACGAACAGCCGCTGAGCTTTGCGCCGGTGGTGACCAATCGGCCGGCGCCGCAGGAGGTGAGCGGTTTCTCAGTTGCGCCCGGCATTGCCGTGGACAGCGACGGGGTAAGCCGACGTCCGGCGATTGATGTGTTCTGGTCCTCGGCTTCTGTCACCGTCGACGTGCGGGCGGTGCGGATCACCATCCGTCTCGCTGCCGACGAAATCATTGTCTGGGAGGGCGAGGCGCCCCGGCCGGAACTAGGTGAGGCCCGCATCATCCAGGCGCTGCTGCCCAATGAGGACTATGAGGTCCAGATCCAGTACGTGCCATTTTCTGGTCGTGTGACGGTGGAGAGCTCATGGATCCCGGTCACCACACCGAACGTCAAGCTCGGCCCTGACGATATCGACATCACCTTTGCCGATATTGCTGCCGAGATCGTGGAAGACCTGAAATGGATCAGCGAGGGCGTCCGGTCATCTCTCGATAATTTCGAGCGGTTCGGCTCGCTCCTCTCCGAGCAAGACCTGGCCAATTTCAATGATCGAGAAGTCCTCAAGCGGGAGTTGCGCAAGAAAGTCGGCGATCTCGAAGCCAGCTTTGTCGAGATCATCGAGGTGGCGCTTGGGCCGAACGGAGCGATTGCTAACGCTCTGTCCTCCCTCTACGCCGCCATGGGTGGGAACTCCGCACAAGTCATGGTGCGTATGGGTGCCGAGGCCACGCCGGTCGGTGTCGAGGCGCGATGGGGGATGCAGCTATCGACCGATGGCGAGACGTTCGGCAGCGCGGCGTTCTTGGCGCAGATCAATACTGACGGCGAGAGCCAGCTCGTGCTCGATGCTGATCGTACGGTCATCAGCACCGATGGCGGGACCAATGTCGTCGCCCTCTTCAACTCCGAAGGCGCCGTGATCCGCGACATGACGGTTGGCACCATCAAGAGCGCAGACGGTCAGTCCTTCTGGAACCTGACCACAGGCGAATTCCAGATTTCGAGTTCATAA
- a CDS encoding phage tail tube protein — MYQSGRNVLVSRKREVSFGVLPGATDAKVCRINSGGLNLAKEPINSNELRSDGMSTRGRHGSRSVTGSYPVDLSVGTFDDMIEAVFRSTFSAALELDETDFTSITTTANTIVLASGSPIALGLRIGDIIRLTGHATAANNSRNLRITDLDATTITVAETLIADAVADTAASISRPKSLVQGVTPYSYTFEEYEADIDGTEIFTGCRIGSMQLQLQPNGMTMLTFGIVGQDMDALEGAEAPYFTDPTKTTSIGLTAVEAKIMLGGVDVLDVSSIDLTLQLNASGTPVVGSVLTPEVFTNSAQITLSVTALKKDIARVQQYLDEDELSLHLVFEENESGAADFCAFYLPNITLASATKSELGQDNGRTVTFTCLVGVDERGGAYPNTMIGFQTSAA, encoded by the coding sequence ATGTATCAGTCAGGCCGGAATGTGCTTGTCTCCCGCAAGCGCGAAGTCTCGTTTGGCGTGCTGCCTGGCGCGACCGACGCCAAGGTCTGCCGCATCAACTCGGGCGGTCTCAACCTCGCCAAGGAACCGATCAACAGCAACGAACTGCGTTCGGATGGTATGTCGACGCGCGGGCGCCACGGCTCCCGGTCGGTAACAGGCAGCTACCCTGTCGATCTTTCGGTCGGAACGTTTGACGACATGATTGAGGCCGTGTTCCGCAGCACGTTCAGCGCTGCGCTTGAGCTTGACGAGACCGACTTCACCTCGATCACCACGACCGCGAACACCATCGTCCTGGCTTCGGGCTCCCCGATTGCCCTCGGCCTGCGCATCGGGGATATCATTCGCCTGACGGGGCACGCGACGGCGGCCAACAACTCGCGCAACCTGCGCATCACGGACCTTGATGCCACCACGATCACGGTCGCGGAGACTCTGATCGCGGATGCCGTGGCCGATACTGCAGCGTCCATTTCCCGGCCGAAATCACTGGTCCAGGGTGTTACCCCCTACAGCTACACCTTCGAAGAATACGAGGCCGATATCGACGGCACCGAGATCTTCACCGGCTGCCGTATCGGCTCGATGCAGCTTCAGCTTCAGCCCAACGGCATGACAATGCTGACCTTCGGCATTGTCGGCCAGGACATGGACGCTCTGGAGGGTGCTGAGGCGCCGTATTTCACCGACCCAACCAAGACCACAAGCATCGGCCTGACGGCGGTGGAGGCTAAGATCATGCTGGGTGGCGTCGATGTTCTCGACGTGTCCAGCATCGATCTGACGTTGCAGCTCAATGCCTCGGGAACGCCTGTCGTCGGCTCGGTGCTGACGCCGGAAGTGTTCACCAATTCGGCCCAGATCACCCTGTCTGTGACGGCGCTGAAGAAGGATATCGCCCGGGTGCAGCAGTACCTCGATGAGGACGAACTGAGCCTGCATCTGGTGTTCGAGGAAAACGAAAGTGGCGCCGCCGACTTCTGCGCCTTCTACCTGCCAAACATCACCCTGGCGAGCGCCACCAAGAGCGAGCTTGGTCAGGACAATGGCCGCACCGTCACCTTCACCTGCCTTGTGGGTGTCGATGAGCGGGGCGGGGCCTATCCGAACACGATGATCGGCTTCCAGACGAGCGCCGCTTAA
- a CDS encoding phage tail assembly chaperone produces MSRSRTPERKAELEAELALPPFPEALRYLWTAFRRIRSRNGGNGYGPTPISWADLDAFDRLSGLRLLPWEIEIIEVLDDAYFAARHNQEDDPQ; encoded by the coding sequence TTGAGCCGGTCGCGGACGCCGGAACGGAAAGCCGAGCTTGAGGCCGAATTGGCCTTGCCGCCATTCCCCGAAGCGCTGCGCTACTTGTGGACGGCGTTTCGCCGCATCCGGAGCCGCAATGGCGGCAATGGATATGGCCCCACACCGATCTCCTGGGCTGATCTGGACGCCTTCGACCGGCTCTCCGGACTTCGCCTGCTTCCATGGGAGATCGAGATCATCGAAGTGCTCGATGACGCCTATTTCGCCGCCCGCCACAACCAAGAGGACGATCCGCAATGA
- a CDS encoding phage portal protein, which yields MKIFGMSISWKRAEKAMSQPDENRGWWPIIRESFAGAFQRNVEVKMESVLSFHAVFACQTLIASDIAKLRIMLVEQGRDGIWTEVKRSAYSPVLRKPNIYQNRIQFYESWVLSKLQQGNTYALKQRDGRGVVVAMHILDPQRVKPLIADNGDVFYELNTDALAGLPERVVVPAREIIHDRFNCMFHPLVGLSPIFANGLAATQGLNIQNNSALFFQNGSMPGGVLLAPGRVEPETAARLKEHWETNFTGKNRGKIAVLGDGLKYEVMTSKATDSQLVEQLKWSAEVVCSTYHVPPYKIGIGAQPTYNNVQALNTEYYSQCLQVHIESIELCLDEGLGTGETLGTEFDLDNLLRMDSGTQMDVLEKSKGKMTPNEQRKRLNLAPVEGGNTVYMQEQDHSLEWLARRDAQPIEAPVPPAPEPELESEVSGDALSQAAKSILEAEFKEISPLLALPKPKRAA from the coding sequence ATGAAGATTTTCGGCATGTCGATCTCGTGGAAACGTGCCGAAAAGGCCATGTCTCAGCCAGACGAGAACCGGGGCTGGTGGCCGATTATCCGGGAGAGCTTCGCTGGGGCATTCCAGCGTAACGTCGAAGTCAAAATGGAAAGTGTCCTGTCTTTCCATGCGGTCTTCGCCTGTCAGACGCTGATTGCCTCTGATATCGCCAAGCTTCGGATCATGCTGGTGGAGCAAGGCCGCGACGGCATCTGGACGGAGGTCAAACGCTCTGCCTATTCGCCCGTTTTGCGGAAGCCGAACATCTACCAGAACCGCATCCAGTTCTACGAAAGCTGGGTGCTGTCAAAGCTCCAGCAAGGCAACACCTATGCGTTGAAGCAGCGCGACGGTCGTGGCGTCGTGGTGGCGATGCACATTCTCGATCCGCAGCGCGTCAAGCCGCTGATCGCCGATAATGGTGATGTGTTCTACGAACTGAACACCGACGCTTTGGCGGGCCTTCCTGAGCGCGTCGTGGTGCCCGCGCGCGAGATCATCCACGACCGGTTCAACTGCATGTTTCACCCGCTCGTGGGCCTGTCGCCGATCTTCGCGAATGGCCTGGCGGCCACGCAGGGGCTGAACATCCAGAACAACTCGGCGCTGTTCTTCCAGAACGGCTCGATGCCTGGCGGCGTGCTGCTAGCGCCTGGCCGGGTAGAGCCGGAGACCGCGGCGCGCCTAAAGGAACATTGGGAAACCAACTTCACCGGGAAGAACCGCGGAAAGATCGCGGTACTGGGCGATGGGCTCAAGTACGAAGTGATGACCTCGAAGGCCACCGATTCCCAGTTGGTCGAGCAGCTGAAGTGGTCTGCCGAGGTGGTTTGCTCCACCTACCATGTGCCGCCCTACAAGATCGGGATCGGGGCGCAGCCGACGTATAACAACGTCCAGGCGCTCAACACCGAGTATTATTCGCAGTGCCTGCAGGTGCACATCGAGAGCATCGAGCTTTGTCTCGACGAAGGGCTTGGGACTGGCGAAACGCTGGGCACCGAATTCGACCTCGACAATCTCCTGCGCATGGACAGCGGCACACAAATGGATGTGCTGGAAAAATCCAAGGGCAAGATGACGCCCAATGAGCAGCGGAAGCGGCTCAACCTGGCTCCGGTTGAGGGCGGAAATACCGTCTATATGCAGGAGCAGGATCACAGCCTCGAATGGCTGGCCCGGCGCGATGCTCAACCCATTGAAGCGCCTGTCCCGCCGGCGCCCGAGCCAGAGCTGGAGTCCGAGGTGTCGGGCGATGCGCTGTCCCAGGCTGCCAAATCCATCCTTGAAGCCGAGTTCAAGGAAATCTCCCCACTGCTCGCTCTGCCGAAGCCGAAAAGGGCCGCCTGA
- a CDS encoding phage major capsid protein: MSKISEQITAFEQKRASLVAANETIMNKAAEDGSTLDKEQKETFDGNEADIVEIDDHLKRLRAMEKANASTAKPVDGTTLKSGNESRDLANPIVLKRGDKDEAFEGQNYTRMVIAKTLARIDDVSAVGVAHKRWGQQNPQLVESIKAAVAGGGTESGEWGAELVHIDRYTGDFIEYLYSRTVFDKLPLREVPANVNIAGQDGAATGYWVGQSKSIPLSKADFMDVNLTPLKVAALAVVSKELLRDSSPSAERLVRDALVEASAQRVDQTFLGTGAAVSGVSPAGILNGVSAGTSAGSDIDGVIADVKALYAAFIAANNADGLQFVSTQSLSKALGLMQNALGNWAFPGLSANGGALLGDPLVAGGNVGAGDLILLKPSDIYKIGDRGVEVSLSTEAAIQMDNAPDGASDTPVANTSVVSMFQTDSVAIKVVRPLNFAKRRASAVAFIGDADYGAIPAS; the protein is encoded by the coding sequence ATGAGCAAGATTTCTGAACAGATTACGGCTTTCGAGCAGAAGCGTGCTTCGCTCGTCGCCGCCAACGAGACCATCATGAACAAGGCGGCCGAAGATGGCTCCACGCTCGACAAGGAGCAGAAGGAGACCTTCGACGGCAACGAGGCCGACATCGTCGAGATCGACGATCACCTCAAGCGCCTTCGCGCCATGGAAAAGGCCAATGCTTCCACGGCTAAGCCGGTTGACGGCACGACCTTGAAGTCCGGAAACGAATCCCGCGACCTGGCGAATCCCATCGTCCTGAAGCGGGGCGACAAGGACGAGGCCTTCGAGGGCCAGAACTACACCCGCATGGTGATCGCCAAGACCCTGGCCCGCATCGATGATGTCTCGGCCGTTGGCGTTGCCCACAAGCGCTGGGGGCAGCAAAATCCGCAGCTGGTGGAATCCATCAAGGCCGCGGTGGCCGGTGGCGGCACCGAGTCCGGTGAATGGGGCGCCGAACTGGTCCATATCGACCGCTACACAGGCGACTTCATCGAATATCTGTACAGCCGTACCGTTTTCGACAAGCTGCCTCTGCGGGAAGTCCCTGCCAACGTCAACATCGCCGGCCAGGATGGCGCGGCGACCGGCTACTGGGTTGGCCAGTCGAAGTCCATCCCGCTCAGCAAGGCTGACTTCATGGATGTGAACCTCACGCCCCTGAAGGTCGCGGCTCTGGCCGTGGTGTCCAAGGAACTGCTGCGCGATTCCTCGCCCTCTGCTGAACGCCTGGTGCGCGATGCTCTGGTCGAAGCCTCCGCTCAGCGCGTCGATCAGACCTTCCTTGGTACCGGCGCTGCTGTGTCTGGTGTCTCGCCGGCGGGCATTCTCAACGGCGTTTCGGCTGGCACCAGTGCCGGCAGTGACATCGACGGCGTTATTGCTGACGTGAAGGCGCTCTACGCTGCCTTCATCGCCGCAAATAACGCCGATGGTCTGCAGTTCGTCAGCACGCAGTCCCTGTCGAAGGCCCTCGGCCTGATGCAGAATGCGCTCGGCAACTGGGCTTTCCCTGGCCTGTCCGCCAACGGTGGCGCTCTGCTCGGTGACCCGCTCGTGGCCGGCGGCAATGTCGGTGCCGGGGATCTGATCCTCCTGAAGCCCTCCGATATCTACAAGATCGGGGATCGGGGCGTGGAAGTTTCGCTCTCCACCGAGGCGGCGATCCAGATGGACAATGCACCCGACGGCGCGTCCGATACGCCGGTGGCCAATACCAGCGTCGTGTCGATGTTCCAGACGGATTCGGTGGCCATCAAGGTCGTGCGTCCGCTGAACTTCGCCAAGCGCCGCGCGTCGGCTGTCGCCTTCATCGGCGATGCTGATTACGGCGCCATCCCGGCCTCGTAA